The window CCCTTGTGGGTTCTGGGCTGGATCTCCGCCCTGGGCGGCGTGGCCGCGGCCTGGTGGGCCAACGCCCACGTGCAGGAGCTGGGCTTCGGCCCCCTGGTCAGCCTGGCCGAGACCGTCGGCAGGCCCGAGTTCGGCCCCAAAGGCCGGCTTGAGATCGCCCCGCTGCCCAACCCCTTCCTCGATTTCGTCTACTACCCCTTCGAGGGCGTGGGCCTGTTCAAGGAGTTCGGGCTGGCCGCGGGCATCGTCACGCTGGTGCTGCTGGCCCCGGCGCTCTGGTTCGGGCTGCGCTCCATCAACCGCAAACTCCTCGTCAAGCGGCTGCGCCCGCTGTGGTGCGTGGGCACGGCCTTCCTGCTGTTCTACGTGGCCGCGCGCATGGTGGCTTTCACGCTCTTCCTGCCCGACCGCTACGTGCAGTATCCGCTCAACCTGCTCTACGCACTGCTCCTGGGCGTCGCCCTGGCCGGGGCCTGGAGCCGCTGGGTGCGCCCGCGCGGAAGGGCGGCCACGGCGGCCCTGATCCTGCTGGCGGCGCTTGCGGGCGGGGCCAGGCTGCACAACGTGGCCCTCTACGACTACTCCGCCCTGGCCGGGACCTACGCCGCCGTGGAGGCCGCCACCCCCAAGCAGGCCATGATCGCCGGGCACCCGGAGCTCATGGACAATGTGATGACCTTCTCGCGGCGCAACGCCCTGGCCACCTTCGAGCTCTCCCACGTCTGGAGCCGCGGCCTCTGGGATCAGCTGCAGCCCCGCCTGGAGGGATTCTTCACGGCCTACTACTCCCAGGACCCGGCAGACGTGGCCGCCTTCGCCAAGACCTGGAAGGTGGACTTCATCCTGGTGGACCCGGAGCACTTCAGCGCCCACTTCCTGGCGGGCAGCCCCTATTTCCAGCCCTTCGGCGCGGCCATCAAGGACATGACCCGGGGCCGCACGCGCTTCGCCCTGCTGGACGAGGCCGCCTTCCCGCGCATTCCGGCGGGCGGGGGCCGTTTCCTGGTGGATGTGCGCGCCCAGCACGCCGCGCCTTGAGCCTCTTCCCCGCCGCCCTTGATGCCAGGGCCGCTTGGGTGTAATCGCCTACACAACTATGCGCGAACACTCCCTCTCGATCATCATTCCCCTGTACAACGAAGAGGACAACATCGACCCCCTGCACGCCCGCCTGGAGGAAGTGCTGGGAACGATGAACACGCCCTATGAAATCATCATGGTGGACGACGGCTCCCGGGACGGCACCGCCGCCCGCCTGCGGGAGCTGGCCCAGCGCGACCCACGGGTCAAGGTCATCCACCTGCGCCGCAACTTCGGGCAGACCCCGGCCATGATGGCGGGCATCGACGCCGCCGAGGGCGACATCCTCATCCCCATGGACGGCGACCTCCAGAACGACCCGGCGGACATCCCCCGCCTGCTGGCCAAGCTGGCCGAGGGCTACGACGTGGTCTCCGGCTGGCGCAAAGACCGTCAGGACCACCCCCTCAAGCGCAACCTGCCCAGCAAGGTGGCCAACTTCGTCATCTCAAAGATCTCCGGCGTGCACCTGCACGACTACGGCTGCTCGCTCAAGGCCTACCGCAAGCAGATCATCAAGGATGTGAAGCTGTACGGCGAGATGCACCGCTTCATCCCCATCTACGCCACCTGGCAGGGGGCCAAGGTCACGGAGGTGGGCGTAACCCACCATCCGCGCGTGCACGGCGTCTCCAAGTACGGCATCGACCGCACCATCAAGGTCATCCTTGACCTGATCGTGGTCAAATTCCTGGACACCTTCGCCCAGAAGCCCATGCACCTCTTCGGCGGGTTCGGGCTGGTCTCGGTGTTCATCGCCTTCCTGATGTTCCTGCTCATGCTCTATCTCAAGATCTTCGCGGACAAGAGCTTCATCGCCACGCCCCTGCCCCTCGTGGTCACCCTGTTCTTCCTCATGGGCTTCATGTCCATCTTCATGGGGCTCATCGCGGAGATACTCATGCGCACCTACCACGAGTCGCAGAACAAGCCGACCTACATCGTGGACAAGACGCGCAACTGCCGCAGCAAGGACTGACGCCCCATGTGCGGCATCTGCGGCTTCGCGGGCCTGGGCGACAGGGCCGCGCTGGAGGCCATGAACGCCCGCCAGGCCCACCGGGGCCCGGACGGCGCGGGTTTCTGGCGGCACGCCCGGCGCAACGTGGGCTTCGGGCACCGCAGGCTGGCCATCATCGACGTGGCCTCGGGCGCGCAGCCCATGAGCACCGCGGACGGGGGGCTCACCGTCACCTTCAACGGCGAGATCTACAACCACGCCGAGCTGCGCGCCGAGCTCGAAGCCAAGGGCCACCGCTTCCAGACCCACCACTGCGACACCGAGGTGCTGCTGCACGGCTACCGCGAGTGGGGCGAGGCCATGCCGGAGCGCCTGAGCGGCATGTGGGCCTTCTGCATCCACGACGCCGGGGCCGACAGGCTCTTCCTCTCCCGCGACCGCTTCGGCAAGAAGCCCCTCTACTACCACCTGCGCCCGGGGCTGTTCGCCTTCGCCTCGGAGCTTACGGCCCTGCTCGCGCACCCGGAGGTGCCCGCCTCTGTGAGCGCCCTCGCCCTGCGCAAGTATTTCGCCCACGGGTTCATCCCCGCGCCGAACAGCCTCTACGAGGGCGTGTACAAGCTGCCCGGCGGGCACAACCTCACGGTGGACCTCTCCGATTTCTCCGGGCGCGTGTCGCGCTATTGGGCCTACCGCGTGGAGCCCATGGAGGCCCTGCCGCGCGACCCCGAGGCCGAATGGGCCGAGCAGATCAGGGACCTCCTGGACAAGGCCGTGGCCCGCCGCCTGATGAGCGACGTGCCCCTGGGCGTGTTCCTCTCCGGCGGGGTGGACTCCTCCTCGGTGACGGCCCTGGCCGCCCGGCGCGTGCAGGGCCTGCGCACCTTCTCCATCGGCTTCGAGGAGGCCAGCTTCGACGAGTCCGCCCACAGCCTGCGAGCGGCCCAATTATACGGCACGCAGCACCGCCAGGACACTCTGGGCCTGGGCAAGGCCCTGGACCTGCTGCCGGACCTGGCCGCCCGCCTGGACGAGCCCATGGGCGACAGCTCGCTCCTGCCCACCTACCTGCTCTGCCGCGAGACGCGCCCACACGTCACGGTGGCCCTGGGCGGCGACGGCGCGGACGAACTGTTCGCGGGCTACGACCCCTTCAAGGCCCTGGCCGCCGCAGAGGCCTACGCCGCGCTGTGCCCCAAACCCGTGCACATGGCCCTGCGGATGCTGGCCGCTCGCCTGCCCGTGGGCCACTCCAACATGCACGTCTCCTTCAAGGTCAACCGCTTCCTGAGCGCGCTGGGCTACCCCAAGCCGCTGTGGAACCCGGTCTGGCTCGGCCCCGTGGAGCCGCGCGACCTGCCCGCGCTGCTGGCCGGGCCCTGTGACCCGGAGGAGGTCTACTCCGAGGCAATCGCCGCCTGGGAGGAGACCGGCCCCAAGGACCTGGTGGACAAGACCCTGGAGTTCTACGCCCGCTTCTACCTGCAGGACGCCATACTGACCAAGGTGGACCGCGCCAGCATGCTCTGCTCCCTGGAGGTGCGCGCCCCCTACCTGGACGCGGACCTGGTGGAGCTGGTGCGGCGCATCCCGCACCGCTTCAAGTTCCGGGGCGGCACGGGCAAGTATATCCTCAAGAAGGCCCTGGAGCCCCTGGTCCCGGCGGAAATCCTGGACCGGAAGAAGAAGGGCTTCGGCGCGCCCGTGGGCCTGTGGTTCCACCAGGGCAGGCTCGCCCCGGACCTCGCCGCCCTGCCCCGGGGCGTGGACCGGGCCTGGGCAGCCGCCCGCCTGGAGGAGCACCGCCGGGGGCGGGCCGACCACAGGCTGCTGCTCTGGAACCTCTGGGTGCTGGGCAGGCACCGGGGGCGCTCCACGGAAAGCTCAACCGGAGGTGCTGCGTGAGCATGATCTGGTCCAACATGGAATATGTCCCCCTGCGGCTCATCCGGCGCTTCCTGCTCTCCGGTGTCGCGCTGGACAAGCTGGGCGGCATCCTGCCCTACTGGCGGGTCAACGCCGCGTTGGACGACCCCGAGGCCGTGGTGAAAGGCTACGCCGAGCTGGCCGCCGAGGCCTGGAAGCCCCTGGAGGGCCTTCGCGCCGTGGAGCTGGGCTGCGGAGCCACCAACGCCACCGGCTACGCCTGGACCGCCCTCTTCGGCGGATCGTGGACCGGGGTGGAGCCCTACGCCCTGTTCGACACGGGCCGCGACGCGGCCCTGCTGGAGCGCGTGCGCGTTCATTTTCCTCAGGCCGGGCCGGAAAACGTGCGCCGCTTGCGCGACATCGCCCTGCTGCCCGAGGGCAGCGCGGACGTGATCGTCTCCAACTCCGTGCTGGAGCACGTGCGCGACCCGCTGACCCTGTTCCGCCAGTGCAGGCGCGTGCTGGCCCCGGGCGGGTTCATGCTGCACAAGGTGGACTACCGCGACCACTTCTTCAAATATCCCTTCCAGTTCCTCACCTTCCCGCGAGCCATCTGGGAGAACCTCCTCGACCCTGGGGATCTGCCCCGCAACCGTCTGGACGACCACCTCCAGGCCCTTGGGGACGCCGGGTTCGCGGCCCGGGTGCTCAGACGCGAAACGGACAAGCGCGCCTTCAGGGCCGTGGAGCCCTTCCTGGACCGGGAGTTCGCCGGGCGCGACCCGGACATGCTGGCCACCACCGTTGCGTCGATCTTCTGCGAGGCCGTGGGCTAGAGCCATGCCCCAGGATAACGTGGATGCCTCCCGGAC of the Fundidesulfovibrio soli genome contains:
- a CDS encoding glycosyltransferase family 2 protein — encoded protein: MREHSLSIIIPLYNEEDNIDPLHARLEEVLGTMNTPYEIIMVDDGSRDGTAARLRELAQRDPRVKVIHLRRNFGQTPAMMAGIDAAEGDILIPMDGDLQNDPADIPRLLAKLAEGYDVVSGWRKDRQDHPLKRNLPSKVANFVISKISGVHLHDYGCSLKAYRKQIIKDVKLYGEMHRFIPIYATWQGAKVTEVGVTHHPRVHGVSKYGIDRTIKVILDLIVVKFLDTFAQKPMHLFGGFGLVSVFIAFLMFLLMLYLKIFADKSFIATPLPLVVTLFFLMGFMSIFMGLIAEILMRTYHESQNKPTYIVDKTRNCRSKD
- the asnB gene encoding asparagine synthase (glutamine-hydrolyzing); the protein is MCGICGFAGLGDRAALEAMNARQAHRGPDGAGFWRHARRNVGFGHRRLAIIDVASGAQPMSTADGGLTVTFNGEIYNHAELRAELEAKGHRFQTHHCDTEVLLHGYREWGEAMPERLSGMWAFCIHDAGADRLFLSRDRFGKKPLYYHLRPGLFAFASELTALLAHPEVPASVSALALRKYFAHGFIPAPNSLYEGVYKLPGGHNLTVDLSDFSGRVSRYWAYRVEPMEALPRDPEAEWAEQIRDLLDKAVARRLMSDVPLGVFLSGGVDSSSVTALAARRVQGLRTFSIGFEEASFDESAHSLRAAQLYGTQHRQDTLGLGKALDLLPDLAARLDEPMGDSSLLPTYLLCRETRPHVTVALGGDGADELFAGYDPFKALAAAEAYAALCPKPVHMALRMLAARLPVGHSNMHVSFKVNRFLSALGYPKPLWNPVWLGPVEPRDLPALLAGPCDPEEVYSEAIAAWEETGPKDLVDKTLEFYARFYLQDAILTKVDRASMLCSLEVRAPYLDADLVELVRRIPHRFKFRGGTGKYILKKALEPLVPAEILDRKKKGFGAPVGLWFHQGRLAPDLAALPRGVDRAWAAARLEEHRRGRADHRLLLWNLWVLGRHRGRSTESSTGGAA
- a CDS encoding class I SAM-dependent methyltransferase translates to MIWSNMEYVPLRLIRRFLLSGVALDKLGGILPYWRVNAALDDPEAVVKGYAELAAEAWKPLEGLRAVELGCGATNATGYAWTALFGGSWTGVEPYALFDTGRDAALLERVRVHFPQAGPENVRRLRDIALLPEGSADVIVSNSVLEHVRDPLTLFRQCRRVLAPGGFMLHKVDYRDHFFKYPFQFLTFPRAIWENLLDPGDLPRNRLDDHLQALGDAGFAARVLRRETDKRAFRAVEPFLDREFAGRDPDMLATTVASIFCEAVG